A region of Lepus europaeus isolate LE1 chromosome 2, mLepTim1.pri, whole genome shotgun sequence DNA encodes the following proteins:
- the DNAJC28 gene encoding dnaJ homolog subfamily C member 28: MMAQILRSHVINASVIPNRVKMNPDLCIIQNRMMSTHKSKKKIGEYYRLLNVDEGCSADDVRESFRKLAKRYHPDSGSDTADSATFIRIEEAYRKVLSHVIAQTNARQSKIEEKAEEEEEKFKYKTPQHRHYLSFEGIGFGTPSQREKQYRQFRADRATEQVMEYQKQKLQSQYFADSVTVRDVRHSREQKITQAIERLVEDLIQESMAKGDFDNLSGKGKPLKKFSGCSYIDPMTHNLNRILIDNGYQPEWILMQKEIKDTIEQLREAILDSRKKLGNPMTPTEHKQWDQVCEQFQENIRKLNKRISDFNLIVPILTRQKVHFDAHKEIVRAQQVYETHIKAKEVADQNSNHTSQGEGEKTPGLKTGLFNWVNLWKFIKV; this comes from the coding sequence ATGATGGCTCAGATCCTAAGGTCTCACGTGATCAATGCTTCAGTAATTCCTAATCGGGTGAAAATGAATCCAGATCTTTGTATCATTCAAAATAGAATGATGTCCACCCATAAGTCCAAAAAGAAGATCGGAGAATATTATAGGCTGCTGAATGTGGATGAAGGGTGCTCTGCAGATGACGTCAGGGAATCTTTCCGTAAGCTTGCCAAGCGATACCATCCAGACAGCGGCTCTGATACCGCTGATTCTGCCACATTTATAAGGATCGAAGAAGCTTATAGGAAAGTGCTTTCCCATGTGATAGCACAAACAAATGCCAGACAGagtaaaattgaagaaaaagcagaagaggaggaagaaaaattcaaatataagaCACCCCAACACCGGCATTATTTAAGTTTCGAAGGCATTGGTTTTGGGACTCCAAGTCAACGAGAAAAACAGTACAGGCAATTTAGGGCAGACCGAGCAACTGAGCAAGTGATGGAGTATCAAAAGCAGAAACTACAAAGCCAGTATTTTGCTGACAGTGTCACCGTTAGAGATGTTAGACACAGCAGAGAACAAAAGATAACTCAAGCAATCGAGCGTTTAGTGGAGGACCTCATTCAGGAATCAATGGCGAAAGGAGACTTTGACAATCTCAGTGGGAAaggaaaacctttaaaaaaattttctggcTGTTCGTATATTGATCCCATGACTCACAACCTGAACAGAATATTAATAGATAATGGATACCAACCAGAGTGGATTCTGATGCAAAAGGAAATAAAGGATACCATTGAGCAACTCAGAGAGGCGATTTTAGATTCCAGGAAAAAGCTTGGAAATCCAATGACACCGACTGAACACAAACAGTGGGACCAAGTTTGTGAGCAGTTTCAAGAAAACATCAGAAAACTAAACAAGCGAATTAGtgattttaatttaattgttCCCATCCTGACCAGGCAAAAGGTCCATTTTGATGCACACAAAGAAATTGTCAGGGCCCAGCAAGTATATGAGACCCATATAAAAGCAAAAGAAGTCGCAGATCAAAATTCAAATCACACCagtcagggagaaggagagaaaacacCCGGACTTAAGACTGGTCTTTTTAACTGGGTGAATCTGTGGAAATTTATTAAAGTATGA